The Moraxella haemolytica genome window below encodes:
- the folK gene encoding 2-amino-4-hydroxy-6-hydroxymethyldihydropteridine diphosphokinase, whose translation MVRIYLGLGGNIANELGDPTSHILAVRDALLTDERFCDVRLSSLYSSKAYGVTDQPDFVNAVLSAKTTLAPLELLDVCQALENSAGRVRLRRWGERSLDVDVLLYGDEIIHNERLIVPHKEILLRNFVVIPLLELDPSLVIGDIKIAELTIASCHDGLIKQEK comes from the coding sequence ATGGTACGGATTTATTTGGGGCTTGGTGGCAACATTGCTAATGAATTGGGCGACCCGACCAGCCACATTTTGGCGGTGCGTGATGCCCTGCTGACCGATGAGCGTTTTTGTGATGTCAGGTTGTCATCGTTGTATTCATCAAAGGCTTATGGCGTTACCGACCAGCCTGATTTTGTTAATGCGGTGTTGTCTGCTAAGACTACGCTTGCCCCACTTGAGCTACTTGATGTTTGTCAAGCCCTAGAAAATAGTGCAGGGCGAGTACGGCTAAGACGCTGGGGTGAACGCTCGCTTGATGTAGATGTCTTGCTGTATGGCGATGAGATAATTCATAATGAACGCTTAATTGTGCCACATAAAGAGATTTTGCTAAGAAATTTTGTGGTTATTCCACTGCTTGAGTTGGACCCTAGCCTTGTGATTGGTGATATCAAAATTGCCGAACTGACCATCGCTTCTTGTCATGACGGATTGATAAAACAAGAAAAATAA
- the pcnB gene encoding polynucleotide adenylyltransferase PcnB yields MVVHHDKALGLSKSALPHSIIEVASTLTKAGFEAYIVGGGVRDSLLGLVPKDFDAVTNARPHEIKAVFGGRCRIIGKRFQLAHVYSGREMIEVATFRAPPKDDTHTTEDGMITRDNVWGTIEQDFARRDFSVNALYYQPIKGEVLDFCGATADIKSGVLRLLGDAKVRIEEDPVRLLRALRFKAKLSFEFDDELARQFHETNWSLLEQVSAHRLYDETVKMFVGGYLTPLLPLLFQHGAMSSLMTYAPKQPTPLMMAIANNTDKRVNMGKGVNPAFFYAALLWENYLHQLAKLKKKGLPFYEAQQKSAAKVIDAQRLKTAIPKFAEEFITSIWLMQPKLANPRVRDIATLERHAKFRAAFDFLVVREVHDKHELSESTNGMGKWWQAYQDADAIQKAQMIEAFTNGGSTAGTPSRRRRQRSGMNDELLQLQQLSASEYDETDQTQVRKPLFVAKNLDEFLPKDQKATPRLREVIVPTFEQVNYTQAEFLKLLNNDEPYIPARRYRKRQPSSLLSIKDKLLGLTESDVSGQPVKSAKPKSKQTQQPKKANANDKTTKSKKRKKPNAKPRLQD; encoded by the coding sequence ATGGTTGTGCATCACGATAAAGCACTTGGTCTGAGCAAGTCGGCTTTGCCACACAGCATTATTGAGGTGGCCAGTACCTTGACTAAGGCGGGCTTTGAGGCGTATATCGTGGGGGGCGGTGTGCGTGATAGTCTTTTGGGGCTTGTGCCGAAGGATTTTGATGCAGTGACGAATGCTCGTCCGCATGAGATTAAGGCAGTTTTTGGTGGTCGTTGTCGTATCATTGGTAAGCGTTTTCAGCTTGCCCATGTTTATTCTGGGCGTGAAATGATAGAAGTGGCGACTTTTCGTGCACCGCCTAAGGACGACACACATACCACCGAAGACGGCATGATTACTCGTGATAATGTCTGGGGGACGATAGAGCAGGACTTTGCTCGTCGTGATTTTTCTGTTAATGCTTTATATTATCAGCCAATCAAAGGCGAAGTGCTTGATTTTTGTGGGGCAACTGCTGATATTAAAAGCGGTGTATTAAGGCTTCTAGGCGATGCTAAAGTGCGAATAGAAGAAGACCCTGTGCGTCTGCTTCGTGCCTTGCGATTTAAGGCGAAATTGAGCTTTGAATTTGATGATGAGTTGGCACGGCAGTTTCATGAGACTAACTGGTCGCTACTTGAGCAGGTGTCTGCTCATCGCTTATATGATGAGACGGTCAAAATGTTTGTGGGGGGTTATCTGACCCCACTGTTGCCACTGCTTTTTCAACATGGTGCGATGAGTAGCTTGATGACCTATGCACCAAAACAGCCGACACCATTGATGATGGCTATTGCAAATAATACCGATAAGCGTGTTAATATGGGCAAAGGGGTAAATCCTGCGTTTTTTTATGCGGCACTTTTGTGGGAAAATTATTTGCATCAGCTTGCCAAACTTAAGAAAAAAGGCTTGCCTTTTTATGAAGCACAGCAAAAATCTGCTGCCAAGGTCATTGACGCTCAGCGTCTAAAAACCGCCATTCCAAAATTTGCTGAAGAATTTATCACAAGTATTTGGCTAATGCAGCCCAAACTTGCCAATCCTCGTGTGCGTGATATTGCTACTCTTGAGCGTCACGCCAAGTTCCGTGCGGCGTTTGATTTTTTGGTTGTAAGAGAGGTGCATGATAAGCATGAACTGTCCGAGTCGACCAATGGTATGGGTAAGTGGTGGCAGGCTTATCAAGATGCAGATGCTATCCAAAAAGCACAGATGATTGAGGCTTTTACCAATGGTGGTAGCACTGCAGGCACCCCATCACGCCGCCGCCGTCAAAGAAGTGGCATGAATGATGAGCTGTTACAACTACAGCAGTTATCAGCATCTGAGTATGATGAAACTGATCAGACGCAAGTTCGCAAGCCACTCTTTGTCGCCAAAAACCTTGATGAGTTTTTACCAAAAGACCAAAAAGCCACGCCTCGCCTGCGTGAGGTGATTGTGCCGACTTTTGAGCAGGTGAATTATACGCAAGCAGAATTTTTAAAACTACTCAATAATGATGAGCCATACATTCCTGCTCGCCGCTACCGTAAGCGTCAGCCATCATCGCTATTATCCATCAAAGATAAGCTACTTGGATTGACTGAGTCAGATGTCAGTGGTCAGCCTGTGAAGTCCGCCAAACCAAAATCCAAGCAGACACAACAGCCCAAAAAAGCCAATGCTAACGACAAAACCACCAAATCCAAAAAACGCAAAAAACCCAACGCCAAACCACGATTGCAGGACTAA
- a CDS encoding ComEA family DNA-binding protein, with the protein MKSGDGMCARLNILLVMGVIATVFLSPTATAKEQCYLDAISAYEQLIKKPRTKPININTATASDFASLQGVGVATAERIIKYRTQIRRFERVDDLMQVKGIGQAILDKNRHRLSVLD; encoded by the coding sequence ATGAAAAGCGGTGATGGTATGTGTGCACGATTGAACATCTTACTTGTCATGGGTGTGATTGCTACGGTTTTTCTTTCACCTACCGCCACCGCCAAAGAACAATGCTATCTTGATGCCATCAGTGCCTATGAGCAACTCATTAAAAAACCACGCACTAAGCCCATCAACATTAACACCGCCACTGCCAGCGACTTTGCTAGCCTGCAAGGGGTGGGTGTTGCCACTGCCGAACGCATCATCAAGTACCGCACACAGATAAGACGGTTTGAGCGGGTAGATGATTTGATGCAGGTAAAGGGTATTGGGCAAGCGATTTTGGATAAAAACAGGCACCGATTGAGTGTTTTGGATTGA
- the mazG gene encoding nucleoside triphosphate pyrophosphohydrolase: MTPTPNFTDLVALMKRLRADCPWDAKQTNQSLQKYALEEVFELIEAISNDDQSPSATDDIKGELGDVLLQVIFHAHLYAEAGRFDMGDVIHALQEKLIRRHPHVFDKENLQTDEDVKRRWNEIKAAENKNRPKRLLSEVRAGTALMTAQNLQKSSAKVGFDWENLGGVLGKLQEELGELQAELPTPDFAYKTDKLNDTQKDKIAGELGDVLFVLTNLARHLDIDAEMALQDANSKFKRRFAYVEQSLMAQGKTLAESDLAEMDNYWNMAKADEKR; this comes from the coding sequence ATGACTCCTACGCCCAATTTTACTGACCTTGTCGCTCTCATGAAACGCCTTCGTGCCGATTGCCCTTGGGACGCTAAACAAACCAACCAATCTTTGCAAAAATACGCCCTAGAAGAAGTCTTTGAACTCATAGAGGCAATTAGCAATGATGACCAAAGCCCATCTGCCACAGATGATATTAAAGGTGAGCTTGGCGATGTGTTGTTGCAGGTCATCTTTCATGCTCATCTATATGCTGAAGCAGGAAGATTTGATATGGGTGATGTCATTCATGCCTTGCAAGAAAAGCTGATACGCAGGCACCCCCATGTCTTTGACAAAGAAAACCTACAAACAGATGAAGATGTCAAACGCCGTTGGAACGAGATTAAAGCTGCCGAAAATAAAAATCGTCCAAAACGGTTGCTATCAGAGGTAAGGGCAGGTACGGCACTGATGACAGCCCAAAATTTACAAAAATCATCTGCTAAGGTGGGTTTTGATTGGGAAAATCTGGGTGGTGTATTGGGTAAATTGCAAGAGGAACTAGGCGAGTTACAAGCCGAATTGCCCACGCCTGATTTTGCTTATAAGACCGATAAGCTCAATGACACCCAAAAAGACAAGATTGCAGGCGAGCTTGGCGATGTGTTATTTGTGCTGACCAATCTGGCTCGTCATCTAGATATTGACGCTGAAATGGCGTTGCAAGATGCTAATAGTAAATTTAAACGCCGATTTGCCTATGTTGAGCAGTCGTTGATGGCACAAGGCAAAACGCTAGCAGAAAGCGACTTGGCTGAGATGGATAACTATTGGAACATGGCAAAGGCTGATGAAAAGCGGTGA
- the cysK gene encoding cysteine synthase A: protein MNIAKNITDLIGNTPLVALNRLTEGLPARVVAKLEYFNPASSVKDRIAISMINEAEKDGLIDKNTKIVEATSGNTGIGLAMVCASKGYQLVITMPESMSLERRALLRAYGAELVLTPASEGMGGAIAKANELASKDGYFMPRQFDNLANPKIHRETTAEEIWNDTDGQVDIVVAGIGTGGTITGVGEVLKSKKPSVQIIAVEPSDSPVFSGGEKGPHKLQGLAPGFVPSILNTKIYDEVITVTADSAFATARQMTEKEGILVGISAGAAVWSALQVASRPENAGKMIVVVVPSSGERYLSTALFADLAQ from the coding sequence ATGAATATCGCTAAGAACATCACAGATCTCATTGGCAACACGCCTTTGGTGGCGTTAAACCGCCTAACTGAAGGTTTGCCTGCTCGTGTGGTTGCTAAACTAGAGTATTTCAACCCAGCAAGCTCGGTTAAAGACCGCATCGCCATCTCTATGATTAATGAAGCTGAAAAAGATGGCTTGATTGACAAAAATACCAAAATTGTAGAAGCCACGAGTGGCAATACAGGCATCGGGCTTGCCATGGTGTGTGCTTCTAAGGGTTATCAGCTTGTCATCACCATGCCAGAGAGCATGAGCTTAGAACGCCGTGCTTTGCTTCGTGCATACGGAGCAGAGCTGGTGCTAACCCCTGCATCAGAGGGTATGGGTGGGGCGATTGCTAAGGCAAATGAGCTGGCAAGCAAAGATGGCTATTTTATGCCACGCCAGTTTGATAACTTAGCCAACCCCAAGATTCACCGTGAGACAACCGCCGAAGAAATCTGGAATGATACGGACGGACAGGTGGATATTGTGGTGGCAGGTATCGGCACAGGTGGCACGATTACAGGCGTGGGCGAGGTATTAAAGTCCAAAAAACCAAGCGTGCAAATCATCGCAGTAGAGCCATCTGATTCACCCGTATTTAGTGGCGGCGAAAAAGGACCTCATAAATTACAAGGTTTGGCTCCTGGTTTTGTACCAAGTATTTTAAACACCAAAATTTATGATGAGGTCATCACGGTTACGGCAGACTCTGCTTTTGCCACAGCTCGCCAGATGACAGAAAAAGAAGGGATTTTGGTGGGTATTAGTGCAGGAGCAGCCGTTTGGTCAGCACTACAAGTGGCAAGTCGTCCTGAAAATGCAGGCAAAATGATTGTGGTGGTGGTACCTTCATCAGGCGAGCGGTACTTATCCACGGCGTTGTTTGCTGATTTGGCTCAATAG
- a CDS encoding phosphomannomutase CpsG (capsular polysaccharide biosynthesis protein; catalyzes the formation of D-mannose 6-phosphate from alpha-D-mannose 1-phosphate): MTTFAPISISCFKAYDVRGELDVNLDSTIAYRIGRAFAQYLNNGKDNPAIVVGSDIRPSSECLKQSVIDGITDAGVNVIDLGMTGTEEVYFATSHYNAIGGVEVTASHNPINYNGLKMVRENSRPISADTGLTDIRTIAENGEFVHATKGKVSLITNKTAYIDKLMSFTNTAKFSPKKIVVNSGNGSAGPVVDELEQRLGDKIELIKIHHTPDGSFPNGIPNPMITANQQVTSQAVIAHKADFGVAFDGDFDRCFLFDEQGRFIEGSYIVGMLAEVFLKKHQGQSIVYDPRVIYNTQNIIANNGGIPAISKSGHSFIKQVMRETGAIYGGEMSAHHYFRDFAYCDSGMIVWLLVIELLSVTGKTLSELVNGYIADFPSSGELNFRLGALTADDICAKLEQTYKEFHPTKNTLDGLSLDFGHWRFNLRSSNTEPLIRLNIETKGDSTLLTTKTDEILTLLAESGAVSADH, from the coding sequence ATGACCACTTTTGCCCCCATCTCCATCTCCTGCTTTAAAGCATATGATGTGCGTGGCGAGCTTGATGTTAATTTAGATAGCACCATTGCTTATCGCATTGGGCGTGCTTTTGCCCAGTATTTAAACAATGGCAAAGACAACCCCGCCATCGTGGTTGGTTCAGACATTCGCCCCTCTAGCGAATGCCTAAAACAATCTGTCATTGATGGCATTACAGATGCAGGTGTTAATGTCATTGACTTGGGCATGACAGGCACCGAAGAAGTTTATTTTGCCACCAGCCACTACAACGCCATCGGTGGTGTTGAAGTAACCGCAAGCCACAACCCCATCAATTACAACGGTCTAAAAATGGTGCGTGAAAACTCTCGCCCCATCAGTGCTGACACAGGTCTGACAGACATTCGCACCATCGCCGAAAACGGTGAGTTTGTACACGCCACCAAAGGCAAAGTTAGCCTAATTACCAACAAAACCGCCTATATTGACAAGCTCATGAGCTTCACCAACACCGCCAAATTTAGCCCAAAAAAAATCGTAGTCAATAGCGGTAATGGGTCAGCAGGTCCTGTGGTTGATGAGCTTGAACAGCGTCTTGGCGATAAAATTGAGCTCATCAAAATACACCACACCCCAGATGGTTCATTTCCCAATGGCATTCCAAATCCCATGATTACCGCCAACCAACAAGTCACTTCACAGGCGGTCATCGCTCACAAGGCAGACTTTGGTGTGGCGTTTGATGGGGATTTTGACAGATGTTTTTTGTTTGATGAACAAGGCAGATTTATTGAAGGCTCATACATCGTAGGTATGTTGGCCGAGGTCTTTTTAAAAAAACATCAAGGTCAATCCATCGTCTATGACCCTCGTGTGATTTATAACACCCAAAACATCATCGCCAACAATGGTGGCATACCTGCCATCAGCAAATCAGGGCATTCATTCATCAAGCAAGTCATGCGTGAAACAGGGGCGATTTATGGTGGCGAAATGTCCGCCCACCATTATTTCCGTGATTTTGCCTATTGCGATAGTGGCATGATTGTCTGGCTACTTGTCATTGAGCTCTTATCGGTAACAGGTAAAACATTATCAGAGTTGGTCAACGGCTACATTGCCGATTTTCCAAGTTCAGGAGAGCTAAACTTTCGCTTGGGTGCTTTGACCGCAGATGACATTTGTGCCAAACTTGAACAAACATACAAAGAATTTCACCCCACCAAAAACACCCTAGATGGTTTGAGTCTAGATTTTGGTCATTGGCGATTCAACCTGCGTTCGTCCAATACCGAGCCACTCATTCGCCTTAATATTGAAACCAAAGGCGACTCAACGCTCCTAACAACCAAAACCGATGAGATTTTGACGCTACTAGCAGAATCTGGAGCGGTGAGTGCCGATCATTAG
- the parE gene encoding DNA topoisomerase IV subunit B encodes MSYTTQNLEVLEGLEPVRRRPGMYTDTTRPNHLAQEVIDNSVDEALAGHAKNIIVTLHTDGSLSVLDDGRGMPTDIHPEFNQSGVELILTRLHAGGKFSTDNYAISGGLHGVGISVVNALSKRVEVTVWRDGIQYQMNFEHGTAISPLMNQPSAIKKKRGTQVRFWVDEQYFDNPKFSIKALKHNLKAKAVLSAGLKIDFINEIEPDTSESWQYTDGVVQYLTEQLGELAIIPEVPFYFSGEPTAGERGGATFAIAWLPESGTPICESYVNLIPTAQGGTHVNGLRTGITDALREFCEIHSLLPRNVRLTADDVWDGVNYILSLKFAEPQFSGQTKERLSSREASPLVQALAKDAFSLWLNAYPDTAKAIAELAISKAGKRLKSAQKVARKKITQGPALPGKLADCKGEFKDGAELFLVEGDSAGGSAKQARDRHFQAILPLRGKILNTWEVSHDTVLSSQEIHDIAIAIGVDPASDDLSELRYDKICILADADSDGLHIATLICALFVKHFRALVEAGHLFVAMPPLYRIDIGKDVHYALDDNELNAILKQTKSKGKPQITRFKGLGEMNPDHLRETTMNPDTRRLVQLDIDDFGSTSSVMDMLLAKKRSSDRKAWLEDKGDLADLAV; translated from the coding sequence ATGAGCTACACCACCCAAAACCTAGAAGTCCTAGAAGGGCTAGAACCTGTCCGCCGCCGCCCTGGTATGTATACCGACACCACTCGCCCCAATCATTTGGCTCAAGAGGTGATTGATAATTCTGTGGATGAAGCGTTGGCTGGACACGCCAAAAATATCATTGTTACCCTGCATACTGACGGCTCGCTATCTGTGCTTGATGACGGACGAGGTATGCCCACCGATATTCACCCTGAATTTAACCAGTCAGGTGTGGAGCTTATCTTGACTCGTCTGCACGCAGGAGGAAAATTCTCCACCGATAATTACGCCATCTCTGGTGGTCTGCATGGCGTGGGGATTAGCGTGGTCAATGCTTTATCCAAGCGTGTGGAGGTTACTGTGTGGCGAGATGGCATACAGTATCAGATGAATTTTGAGCATGGCACAGCGATCAGCCCCTTGATGAATCAGCCGTCTGCCATCAAGAAAAAACGAGGCACGCAGGTGCGATTTTGGGTAGATGAGCAGTATTTTGATAATCCTAAGTTCTCCATCAAAGCCCTAAAGCACAACTTAAAAGCCAAAGCCGTCCTATCAGCAGGGCTAAAGATTGACTTTATCAACGAAATCGAGCCTGATACCAGCGAAAGCTGGCAATACACAGATGGTGTGGTGCAATATTTGACCGAACAGCTTGGCGAGCTTGCCATCATTCCTGAGGTGCCTTTTTATTTTAGTGGAGAGCCGACAGCAGGCGAGCGTGGTGGAGCGACTTTTGCGATTGCGTGGTTGCCTGAGTCTGGCACGCCCATTTGTGAAAGTTATGTCAACCTTATCCCCACAGCACAAGGCGGTACGCATGTTAATGGACTTCGCACAGGGATTACGGACGCTTTGCGTGAGTTTTGTGAGATTCACAGCCTTTTGCCTAGAAATGTTCGCCTAACTGCTGATGATGTGTGGGACGGCGTTAATTATATTTTATCCTTAAAATTTGCTGAGCCGCAGTTTAGCGGTCAAACCAAAGAACGCTTATCAAGCCGTGAAGCGTCGCCACTGGTGCAGGCACTTGCTAAAGATGCGTTTAGTCTGTGGTTAAATGCTTATCCTGACACTGCCAAAGCGATTGCTGAGCTTGCCATCAGTAAAGCAGGTAAACGGTTAAAATCTGCCCAAAAAGTCGCCCGAAAAAAAATCACCCAAGGGCCTGCCTTGCCAGGTAAGTTGGCTGATTGTAAGGGTGAATTCAAAGACGGTGCAGAGTTGTTCTTGGTGGAAGGCGACAGTGCAGGTGGGTCTGCTAAGCAAGCCCGAGACAGACATTTTCAGGCAATCTTGCCCCTGCGTGGCAAAATCCTAAATACATGGGAAGTTTCGCATGACACCGTATTATCCAGTCAAGAGATTCATGACATCGCCATCGCCATAGGCGTAGATCCAGCATCTGATGATTTATCTGAATTACGCTATGACAAGATCTGTATCCTAGCGGATGCAGACTCGGATGGACTGCATATTGCTACGCTTATTTGTGCATTGTTTGTCAAGCATTTTCGCGCGCTGGTGGAAGCAGGGCATTTGTTTGTTGCCATGCCCCCTTTGTACCGCATAGACATTGGTAAAGATGTGCATTATGCCCTAGATGATAATGAGCTAAACGCCATCTTGAAACAAACCAAGTCTAAGGGTAAGCCACAAATTACCCGCTTTAAGGGTTTAGGCGAGATGAACCCTGATCATTTGCGTGAGACAACTATGAATCCTGATACTCGCCGTTTGGTGCAACTTGATATTGATGACTTTGGCAGCACCAGTAGTGTCATGGATATGCTACTTGCAAAAAAACGCTCGTCCGATCGTAAGGCGTGGTTAGAAGATAAAGGAGACTTGGCAGATTTGGCGGTGTGA
- the mobC gene encoding plasmid mobilization relaxosome protein MobC, translated as MSKALVGLWHILWGWVRDTCLGAESVKRSYKPVEPLLLRELGKKGNLNQIAKHANTDALGDKIDRLRLLGELAVIREQLDELLKRYDDSIGN; from the coding sequence TTGAGTAAAGCACTTGTGGGCTTATGGCATATTTTATGGGGCTGGGTTCGTGATACCTGTTTAGGGGCTGAAAGTGTTAAACGCTCATACAAGCCCGTAGAACCGCTTTTACTGCGTGAATTAGGCAAGAAGGGTAACCTTAACCAAATCGCCAAACACGCCAATACGGACGCATTAGGGGACAAAATAGACCGTTTACGGCTACTAGGGGAATTAGCCGTAATTCGTGAACAATTAGACGAGCTTTTGAAACGCTATGATGACAGCATAGGCAATTAA
- a CDS encoding relaxase/mobilization nuclease domain-containing protein: protein MIVKFFSRGRGNCSATMNYLLGKDKDREHAKVLQGNPELTERLADNLEFKNRYTVGVLSFQESDLDDNAKREIMASFEKSLLAGLDQDQYDITWIEHKDKDRLELNFVIPNVELTTGKRLQPYYDRADRPLVENWKQVINHDYGLSDPNDPRKAQAIKIDPHRLPESVQAIKETIGIITSKLRKGL from the coding sequence ATGATTGTAAAATTTTTCTCTCGTGGGCGTGGTAATTGTTCGGCAACAATGAATTATTTGCTAGGCAAAGACAAAGACCGAGAACACGCCAAAGTATTGCAGGGCAATCCAGAGCTAACTGAACGATTAGCAGATAATTTGGAGTTTAAAAACCGTTACACGGTTGGCGTGCTATCTTTTCAAGAAAGCGACCTTGACGACAACGCCAAGCGTGAGATTATGGCAAGTTTTGAGAAATCATTACTGGCAGGACTAGACCAAGACCAATACGACATTACTTGGATAGAACACAAAGACAAAGACCGCCTAGAACTTAACTTTGTGATACCCAATGTAGAGCTTACCACAGGCAAACGCTTACAACCCTACTATGACCGAGCCGACCGCCCACTGGTTGAAAACTGGAAACAAGTCATTAACCACGATTACGGATTATCTGACCCTAACGACCCAAGAAAAGCCCAAGCAATCAAAATAGACCCTCACAGGCTCCCAGAGAGCGTACAGGCGATTAAAGAGACCATAGGTATAATAACCAGCAAATTGAGAAAGGGGCTATAA
- a CDS encoding HlyD family secretion protein, whose translation MSSLFRPEALSAQKIDWVGKVVIVTPISFAFLTFCAFMAGLVLMIFLVWGEYTKRSTVKGQLIPDKGLVQVYTTTAGVIIEKYVSEGQAVKAGDMLYKISTTRHTDAGNVQSIIDKELAFKRQLIEHEITRTKQAQAAEKRNIANTIERLQVDMDKLQAQIDLQAHQVAIAKETLARYEFAMQSEAVSKQELESQTMAHNTQLNSLTALEREKEMIAKQIKEQTIALSRLEHEHKTTLLQYERTLSDNKSDSIQNQANDTLIIKAQVDGVASVAHADVGQFVDSSQSLVSILPNDSHLIAVMYVPSRAIGFVKTDDEVLLRYVAYPYQKFGHAKGRIISVAKTAHAGQNLPTIGTVSATEQIANEPMYVIKAHLDKQTITAYGKELPLAVGMTLEGDVMHETRKLYEWVLEPLYSLTGKI comes from the coding sequence ATGTCCAGTCTATTTCGTCCTGAAGCTTTATCTGCCCAAAAAATAGATTGGGTGGGTAAAGTTGTGATAGTAACGCCGATTAGCTTTGCTTTTTTGACGTTTTGTGCGTTTATGGCAGGGCTTGTACTAATGATATTTTTGGTATGGGGTGAATATACCAAGCGTAGTACAGTCAAAGGTCAACTCATTCCTGACAAAGGGTTGGTACAAGTCTATACCACAACAGCAGGAGTTATTATAGAAAAATATGTATCAGAAGGTCAGGCGGTTAAGGCAGGAGATATGCTATATAAAATCTCTACCACTCGTCATACCGATGCAGGTAATGTACAAAGTATTATAGATAAAGAGCTCGCCTTTAAAAGACAGCTGATAGAACATGAAATCACTCGCACCAAGCAAGCTCAAGCTGCTGAAAAAAGAAATATCGCAAATACCATAGAGCGTCTACAAGTAGACATGGATAAACTGCAAGCTCAAATAGATTTACAGGCACATCAGGTTGCCATTGCCAAAGAGACTTTGGCACGATATGAATTTGCCATGCAAAGTGAGGCGGTATCCAAGCAAGAGCTAGAATCACAAACAATGGCACACAATACACAGTTAAATAGTCTGACCGCCCTTGAGCGAGAAAAGGAGATGATTGCTAAGCAAATCAAAGAGCAAACCATCGCCTTATCCCGTCTAGAACATGAGCATAAAACAACACTTCTACAATATGAACGCACATTGTCTGACAACAAAAGCGATAGCATCCAAAACCAAGCCAACGATACTTTGATTATCAAAGCCCAAGTAGATGGTGTGGCAAGTGTCGCTCATGCCGATGTGGGGCAATTTGTGGATAGTAGTCAGTCACTTGTAAGCATCCTACCTAATGACAGCCATTTGATTGCAGTGATGTATGTACCGAGTCGTGCTATTGGTTTTGTTAAGACGGATGATGAAGTATTGCTTCGCTATGTAGCGTATCCTTATCAAAAATTTGGACATGCCAAGGGGCGTATTATCTCTGTTGCCAAAACTGCTCATGCAGGACAAAATTTACCCACCATTGGCACAGTATCAGCCACTGAACAAATCGCCAATGAACCGATGTATGTCATCAAAGCACATTTAGATAAGCAAACCATAACAGCCTACGGCAAAGAACTACCCCTAGCAGTTGGCATGACCTTGGAGGGTGATGTCATGCATGAAACACGCAAATTATATGAATGGGTGCTTGAACCGCTATATAGTCTCACAGGTAAAATTTAA